In the Maniola hyperantus chromosome 13, iAphHyp1.2, whole genome shotgun sequence genome, aacctaacgtctctcagagggctgagaggcaataaatctttttcttataatccatactaatagtataaatgcgaaagtgtgtctgtctgtctgtctgctagcttttcacggcccaacagttaaaccgattttgatgaaatttattacagagtcagcttatatcccaaagaaggctacttaggctactttttatctcgcaagagttcccaggggattttaaaaaacccaaatccacgcggacgaagtcgcgggcatcatctagttttaaatatcaatttaatttgaaatagccttaataattattattaaggcttcaagttaacaggttatgccagatgctttcaaatttttttttcaaaatttaagaagaagaagaaaggcataatcatcatcatcatcatcatcatcatcaaccgacagacgtccactgttggacataggtctctaataaggtcttcctcatggcacagtctttcaccgcctgaatcgagcggctccctgtgactcgtttgattcgtctgtccacctagagggggtcttctaacgctgcgctttcaggtgcgaggtcgccattccagtaccttgggaattgggatcgtattttgtaaatatatattggcttttcgaattacgagcgctcattgccacttgaaatgaaatgaaattaaatgaaatgaaattcaaatatggatctgacacataggtataatacttacttagaaaatattactgtctgtcaacataatctatgacaacctcacaactagtacgtaatactacgataattttaaaataaatttgagtagtgagcaggcttcattttgagataagtaaatccctattttattattcaaccattaccagtacatataaacacaactttcattcaaaaataataagtttatagcgtaattttacgaagaaatggatgcgcgaagctccgcccgccatgacagccaaaaggctactgacaggatttagcgcctgcaagaaaatgaataatttccgttcgttttagattatttaagaaatgaaaaacatttagtttaaaaccaataatttaaaatgataagataacctaaacatattgttttgtgatggtttgaatttaacacgtttagccgttaaagaaaaaaacaacaaaacaagttgatcatagcaatgttttcaacatcaattcttcaaaaaacgggataacttgaacaaatgtgatataggtcattatgatcttcacaaattgaagttttttattacatgtatttaatagctattaatgctttaggaaagaaaatctttttcttcaaatttacagcattttcgcgatttgacACTTCCTTTCCCCTTAAAGTTATACAGGTGCCTTTCAAATAAGGCCCAAACTAAGTTTGTAAGGAGCGGGCTACGAATAAACTGCACAAATGTAATTATTTGTTACAAACGTAACACGTTACGAATCTTTAATTGGATGTTTGCCTCCTTACTAAATGACTTGGCCTGTAGTAGATGTGactttttgtatagcggtaggtaatggggctagaattcattattaaagagaaaaattttaaaaagtttttttttctatagtggtagtttatagGGCTAGCACTATagaaaaaatcacttcattttattactacagtccaagactatTGAAGACTTCATTTGAATGACAGGCAGTGTGCTTAACTCAAGCGGCGTGCAAGTCAGCGATGGCCTTTATTTAGGTTTACGCCGAAGAACGAGTGAAATCATTGTGAATGCGTAAGTGTAGGATTAGGTTAAAGCATTTACCGATTTATTTACTCTATAtgaaatatgagtaggtacataaatgtcgaatgaacaaaataatgtatCTTATTGGCTGTACAGCGGTAAAACGATCAACGcgatgatatttaaaaaaaatgtcaagtgcgagtcggactcgcacacgaagggttccgtagcatcgtatagtttttgcatttcacgagggcgagtgactcatgcttgtgtttaagtcgtatcggtataagtaaggtacagtaaatgtgtgcgtttgacagcgcttgctcgcgactgattggtccgacatgcacgcacacttacgcaatacCCATGTATACGAcctaaccacaagtaaagttcactcgccttcgtgaattgcaagaactgtacaaaaaattactttaatttacatggtggccgttttgaaatttttattattgattgtTATAGCGTGAAAATTTGGACTgtaactattacggttcacgagatacagcctgcaGGCAGACTGACAGCGGAGgctcagtaatagggtcctattggcaccctttggttacggaaccctaacaacgcTGCACACACACATTACGGTTGTGTATCAAGCATGGGACTTGAGTGTTAGACTTCATATTAAAAAGTatgactttttaaaatacatgaAGATACATGACACACCACAGTAATGAGTATGTTAAGAGTGCAACTTACTTCCTTCTAAAATCATGTCTGCTGAAAACATAGTGAAAATTATGTATATCTCTCAACAGCTATACCATATATATGAAGATTAGCAAGGACTGTCGGGACACAGTCTGCAGTTGTGACtccaaaccccccccccccccccccccaaccaTTGTTTTggcaattttatattatgtaaaaatgaaagctaatgtacctatttaaatatgtattgaTAGAAAGCgtaaaaacaacattttttcCCCAATGTTAAACTTAATATTTATTCAACTTAATCATCGTATGAAGGTCACATGGCTGGACAAATCTCTCCTCTCTCTTATAGGAGAGATTTATAGGGATAAATATTAAaagatagaaagaaagaaaaacgtagTGAGGAATGTTAGTTGCACTCGAGATGTGAGGTTGGTTGAAAGAATTTGTACAAATTGTGTTTTTGTGTATAGACGTATGATTTACATGATcgcttttacataatattatgtaacttaaaattgtacattttacataataatattgttgttgttaaaataaaacttgataCACAGTCAATTGTTTTATTCAGATTTCAATCTTAAAACTGAaactaataatttatctatGCTTAAAACTTACTTACATTCTTTTATTGACTAATTATTTCTCTatcttatgtatataatatttatatatataagtaatataaaacACAGGCAACTTTATTTGCAGGCCacagatttttagaaaacctttcGGGCACATGAAGTGTCCCTCTGGTACCTATTATGTGTTCAGTTGAAAGTCAAGATTGACGAGTACTGAACTAGATCACTGAtagaattttgatgaaatatgatGGCATTTTAGAAGTGTGTGGGAAAATGTATACAGTCTTAGTGATTTATAAAAACTTTCGTAACCATTTTACTAACAATAATATCAAGTAAATCCACATCACTTTTTAACCTGTTCAATTTATACACAGTTTTCAAATCCTTCATGTTGGTGTAATTGCTCAAACTAGTCAGTGGGCACTGTTCGCCATCTATTTCCTTGATAATATCTTTACTTACATCACCATTATCACTGATTAGAAAACAGACTAGTAAGCTATTGTCTTTTTCTATACCAAACTTGCTTAAACTCTGCGATATATTCTTCGTAAGCGATAAATTGTACAAAAGTTCCGAATATACAGTCTTGGTCACCATAGTCTGCGTTTTCTCGGACAGAACCGCGCGATTTGCCGCTGCAGCCACTTGAAACATGTCCAGAATCAAACTGGGTTTAATTATAGAGCATTTCCATAAACCTTTGATAACATTCTGCCTTATAGTTTCCACATTCTTTACATCTTTGAAAAGGTACACCTTGAGGCTTGTATTGGTATCTGGATCAAGGTCGCATTTGTATGGCTCTACGGACATTATTGCACAGTAGTCTGTATTAAAAATCTTGCTAATTGAagctaaattaaattattatacctatcgtAATCTGTGAATTCTTCTTTAATATTGAATTGagctaaaataattatatcgCTATTGTACTTTTaggttatgtttttatttcacaggttatttttattgttttgaatTCTGTCAATATATAccgctttttttaaaatttgtttcacGGCCCTGGATATCAGTCTTTTAAGGCCTCTGACTGACGGCAGGAGGACTATGACAAAGGATCCATCATCAtattatgttattggtctgtgatagGTAACTACACATACttatgaaaattcaaataaacatgAATTGATTTGAaccattatttaatatttttattgcagtGTGAAATTAACGCGTCAAGTAGAATGATTTTATAAGATAAGCTTTAAATAAATGACTCTCTCATAGAGTTCGCTAGTTTTAGAAgtgtttttgtaacaaaaagtcTTGTCTTGCTTTTATAAATCTAGCCTTATCAGTATTGAGACTTGATAAgaaagaataggtacctattttaatttttaacataagttccttagtgattatatactctttgaacGGCGCATGATATCACAGTGTCAGTAAAAATGATTATTTCAAGAGTAAGCGCATTGAAACATGCAAGAATTCAAAGTATGCGATGTTTATCAACAATGCAACAAGTGGAGAACGCGGGGCCGGTGGTGTTCCACAAGTTCGGCGGGGAGGACAGTGGTATAGCAGTGTACGGTCTGAACAGCCCTAAGGCTAAAAATGCATTAGGGTTTGATCTCCTGCAGAGTATGAAGGAGGTGAACCAGTTGATAAGAGAGGACACGAAAATCTCAGTTGTTGTGCTGCACAGTTTAGTTCAAGGCATATTTTGTGCTGGTAAGATTCAGATTATTATTCTGGTTAGGTTATGTCCCACTAgttagattgcagtcaagggctaacctagatagacagtcagacagacaacaacaatgtgatcctataagggcttttttccttttgaagtacggaatcctaaaaataggaaccaatattacttaatatactTTAACTTAGGCGAGAAACGTTCTTGATACTTATTCAAAGGTTTCTTTTACTCATTTGTCAggctacaagtaggtataagctTTTATTCtataacaagcttatgctcgcaacttcgtccgcatggactatacaaattttaaactcctatttcactcccttagaaattgaatttttaaaaattcttttttagcagatggctatgtcataatagctatctgcatgccaaatttcagcctgatccgtccagtagtttgagctgtgcgttgatagatcagtcagtcagccagtcagtccttttccttttataaatttagattaatACATTGCTGATACTTTTTCAAAGGTTTTTTTACTCATTTGTCAAGCTACAAGAATAAGATTTTATGTTTTAAGCTTTTATCAAATCACAATTTGAATAAGCTAATTCTTGTTAATAATTCCTCAGGAGCAAACCTCAAAGAGAGATTCAAGATGAATGACGATGAAGTAGCAACCTTTGTACGTACCCTGAGGAACACTTTAATTGAAATAGAAGACCTGCCCATGCCCACAATAGCTGCCATTGAAGGGGTGGCAGTAGGTGGAGGCCTAGAACTAGCGTTAGCCTGTGATATCAGAGTAGCTGCAGAGACAGCCAAGCTAGGCTTGGTGGAGACTGGACGAGGCCTCATACCAGGCGCGGGAGGCACACAACGTCTTCCCAGGGTCATACACCCCAATATTGCCAAGGAACTGATTTTCACATCAAGAGTTGTTAGTGGGCAGGAGGCTAAGGAACTGGGTATGTTACTGAGATCATGTTTTCTGTTATCctactaataggtattataaatgtgaaagtgtggatgtttggatgtttgttactcaatcacgcaaaaacggctgaacggatttggatgaaatttagaatggagatagattataccctggatgaacacataggctactttttaacccggaaaatcaaagatttcccgcagcatcagctagttcattgATAAATTGTAGTGTTTGGCTGCTATAAGACAAACCAGAGGTATAGACTGACTGTAGGACAGAGCTACTGTCCCATATCTAAAAAGTTATCTTGACAAATAGTTGACTTACTGTATGCAAAAGTTTGCACATCATGGTCATGCCCTCACCTTAAATGCTCGccatacatatacataaaaagagcaaataaataaaatcatgatttttgattattctctttaataatgaattctaaccccataaactaccgcgatacaaaaaatcacttcattttattaccacaGCCCAAGACACTATCGATGACTATAGAATTACTTCACAATGTCATACAACAATTAATATACATCGTAACTAGTAACTAAATCagtcatataaaaatataacataccTATGTAAGTACATAATGTTTTAACAACAACATGTTGTATTAgcaagttattataataataaaggtaCATTTTTTCTTTAAGTGCTTCAGATAATGATTCGCTCAATAATTTTTCAAGGTTTTGTGatgcaaatataatttaaatatttgatgAGAACTTCAGTGTTAAGTTTGCTTGCTCGtagttatgtacctatttgtatttttaagagTGTCTATCTGGAATgaatctatcatcatcatcaaccgatagataggTCTCGTAGCTCGTAGGGTCCGGCTCCACtagaatccagcggctccctgcaattcGCTTGGTTCATCCACCTAGAGTGGGGTCATCTGAGGCTAAGCTtactggtgcgaggtcgccattgcaACACCTTGGAAGTCCAAAGTccttttatcctgaaaaatcaaaggattcccaTAAATTCccaattttaaatgatttatattCATATAACActccacataatattataattacgaaaatgtgtttgtttgtgggtttgtccttcaattacgtcacaacggagcaacggattgacgtgactttttgcatgggtattagacatgtgtccgctatagcttaacttaactgaaaaccgctgccatgcctttagcgtaccatagcgttattgtcgtagctagcaacggttaacagatatcatctatgacgaaccacctgacaacgcaacgctgccaactggcaactgacaatgcattgtttggttttttggtaactagaaacgcaataattatgccttctctttctttctttcactgaaagctgagaaggagcggttattggctaatGGCTATTGGCTaatggctaccggcttagtaacttaactaagaacatttcacgaaaattgataaaccaaaaacgACCTTATGTCTATTACACTAAGGCGCTAATTTGTTTGGTTAACTGttcaagtacttgtccattaagGTTTGATCTATCAAGCTTattacagttaagccttagactaataaaaataaggtcGTTTTTCGTTTATCAATCTTTgtgaaatgttgttggttaacatgactgtggcaaactatccgtGCAAGCGTCCAATATAGTTTGACCTCAATGATCatgataattaaactttgctgatatgaacttaaggttgtgattacttcacgattttcatgaaagtaaaattggttttattttagtgaaatatgcgcGCGCAGATCAGGTGGTGTTACGGcgcgtttgtttgttttgacttttgatgaaagttttaatacctaattagataGTTTGAGCGGTGTTTGTATTCAGTAAATACTAAAGTTTTGTCTTGAGATattgctttgttttatttaggtagctTTTGCCTGTAGTGTGGGTGATATTGACGATTgactataatttgtaaataacttagtaggtgtataaaattgtaaaaaggtgttaagataaaa is a window encoding:
- the LOC117987741 gene encoding EKC/KEOPS complex subunit Tprkb-like, whose protein sequence is MSVEPYKCDLDPDTNTSLKVYLFKDVKNVETIRQNVIKGLWKCSIIKPSLILDMFQVAAAANRAVLSEKTQTMVTKTVYSELLYNLSLTKNISQSLSKFGIEKDNSLLVCFLISDNGDVSKDIIKEIDGEQCPLTSLSNYTNMKDLKTVYKLNRLKSDVDLLDIIVSKMVTKVFINH
- the LOC117987739 gene encoding methylglutaconyl-CoA hydratase, mitochondrial isoform X2 — translated: MIISRVSALKHARIQSMRCLSTMQQVENAGPVVFHKFGGEDSGIAVYGLNSPKAKNALGFDLLQSMKEVNQLIREDTKISVVVLHSLVQGIFCAGANLKERFKMNDDEVATFVRTLRNTLIEIEDLPMPTIAAIEGVAVGGGLELALACDIRVAAETAKLGLVETGRGLIPGAGGTQRLPRVIHPNIAKELIFTSRVVSGQEAKELGVVNHVVPQNSTSTAAYERAISIAREIISNAPIALRCAKKAINEGVQLSIKVRVDL
- the LOC117987739 gene encoding methylglutaconyl-CoA hydratase, mitochondrial isoform X1, producing the protein MIISRVSALKHARIQSMRCLSTMQQVENAGPVVFHKFGGEDSGIAVYGLNSPKAKNALGFDLLQSMKEVNQLIREDTKISVVVLHSLVQGIFCAGANLKERFKMNDDEVATFVRTLRNTLIEIEDLPMPTIAAIEGVAVGGGLELALACDIRVAAETAKLGLVETGRGLIPGAGGTQRLPRVIHPNIAKELIFTSRVVSGQEAKELGVVNHVVPQNSTSTAAYERAISIAREIISNAPIALRCAKKAINEGVQLSIKDGYEVEQKCYELNIPTKDRREGMLSFIEKRKPQYKGH